The genomic DNA aactcttcttcatcttctgcaGCTGTACATAATTAATTTATCCCTCGATTATGTATTTATCTTTAGACGATTACTTTGTGGTTCTTTGTATGTCTCTGTTTGTTGTATGCTTGCGGCAGTTTTTTACTCTCccatcaaattttgtttcggTTGTAATCGAATTCCGTTTTATCTCCCCCCAACCAAAGCTCCTCTGGAAGCAACCAAAGTAAAGACGACAACCAAATTTCTTGCTACATTCTTTTGTATACCAAGATTTTTGAagtggtcttcttcttcattttatttttttctgattagtaatgttcttttttttttttttgatcggATTATACTGTCCACATGTGTGACCTCTCTAAATGACTAATACctaccacaaccacaaccacaagaGTTATACCCAACACTGAGTTTGATGTGTTACTACTTTTGCTCCTTGCATTCAGAAACTACAATATTCTCTACTGGCCCAAAGAATTATAAAACGTAATTGCATTCTCAACTTAAGTGGACTAACTGAGTATATTTTGGAAGGAACAATTATAAAACGTAATTGCATTCTCTAACGTTTCAAGTTAAGCGGCTTCGGTTTCGACTAATCTGGTCTTTCATAAAACCTAACTTTActaattttttctattaaaaatcaTGGGAATAACTGAATAAGATACAGCCGCCAAAGAGAATGAGAGGATAATTAAGAATATCTTGTTCTTAAACCTTTGAAAACACGTAACGCTAACCAATTTTTCGTCTTTGTACGCTGAACTCTTGAAGTCTATAACCCCATTCTCTTACTTACAATAGCTATAGCAGCCAGAAGCATTAATGTAACTTTTTTCAGTTGTGAAACTAATCTGGTTAAGACTCACGtggtatataatttatatataaagtttggaATGCTTTACCAAATACAGTATATAATACTTAAATTAGTAGAGAGAGCTGATTAAGGAACACCATAATCTAaagttagatattttttttagtagaaTATTTAATGTTCGATTAAGAAAAGGTGGCAGAAATGGACTCGTGGAGATTATGAAGGAACAAAGACAACTAGAGGTGTCCGTTAATTTTCATGTCGCTTTATGAAACTTTCGGCCAAATTGcacaaccaaaacaagtaaGTACACAACAATATTCTTCAAGTCTTAtcccctttttttctttgttcgtTTAACGTCGAATTCTTTTCATTATCTTATCAAAGGACATCTTCtgttaactatataatatataaatgcacgtatcaaaaatatatataattatatatttattccaAGCATATATATTCTACTAATCAAATTTCAGTTGAATCATATCTCGAGCGAATAAAttgtgtttattatttattacgtGCTTGAAACGTAACTGTAGCTCAGAAGTTTTTAATTAACATGATTCTCTCTAATTAAGCTAAGACTTGGAAAACACGTAGTACATCATAAAATGATTATATTCtgaacaatcatatatatagaaaagtacCCTAGTTTCTCATTATTTGTAAACCATATACATATTCAGCATTTAATTTCATCATTCTTTAAAATCCTTAAACAAAGATATCGACAaagaaacttttctttttcttttattgcaaTGCAATTTCATTTCTCTTATAACAAAGAaactgtttatttatttatttattatattattatatccagaatcaaaaacttcaactaTATAAACTGTTAAATCCTTATAACAAAAAGTTAGTATCGACAAGAACGTCTAACAAACGCATTATTATTTATGTCCATGCATTGTTTCCTCCTTTTCATAAAAAGATGACAATAATTATAAACTAACATAAAAACTTtactataaaaataacaaatcgtATAGAGAGGGCCGAAAGGAACAAAACATGGCCCCCGCCCCGCCCATCGAAACGTGCGTCGATCGAAAGCTAATATATTCATTTCTCATTACATACTGTATATTAAAACTTTGGTCATTAGAAAAAGATATATACGAAgaacaaattaaggaaattaaaatatttattagtaaTTAAATTACCTTCTATAAATAAATTCGAAACCATACAATATATAACAAAGTGCTTCATAACACTACACACATGCACACGCACGTTCATGAACGAGAGACGAAAGCTTTTTTAAAATAGCCTAAAGCCTCACAATTCTCAAATCAATCGCTAAAAACACTTTCtaattttggggttttgaattttcatttttttccgttttaattcataaaaatcaaacaaaaaaaaaagagagcggTCACGACGTTTCTTcgataattcttcttcttccttcttccatccttcatcttcttcctctgtgtttttttttgttttcttcatctctccttttttgatttttaccgccggagatttttgtatttttgttttcttatttccgtTACCGTAAATTCGCCGGCGGTGAAAGAGAGAATGAAGGGGAGAATATCAAAAATAGGAAGCTATGCAATCTCATCATCCATAAGAGACCAGCATCAGCAACCTTGTATCTCTTGTACTACTTTCAACATCCTTGCTCCCATCTATAAACGTCTCTCTCCcaaggttttgtttcttttttccttcttcatcaatttttttttttttgattgatatgaattttgaatTATGTGTGTGTTGGAAATGTAGGATCAAAGTCTTCGTGAAAGTGATAATCGAACGTATTGGCTTGGAAGGAATCATAGAATCATTGATTGGTTATTGTATGAAAGGTCTTCCATCATTTGTTTACAGGTTGTTCGACGAATTGCCTCTATGAAAggaacctcttttttttttttttagtcctctgtttctgacttttttgttttggttctaaAGGAGTTTTGGGTAGGGAACGAAGAGCTTGTTAATATGTATGAGAAGAGACTTGGTGACGCTGGTTATCTCAGTTACAAGCTTGGCCGTACTAATAACCGTGGCGATGGTATTTAAACTTCTTGgctttgatgttgttgttgtttcatgtGTATGTAGGCGTTTTCATTTGTGATTTCGTGATGATAGGTTTGCTTACGGCTGTTCATAAGGATTATTTTAGAGTTGTGAACTCGAGGGATTTGCTTTTTAACGATTGTGGTGATCGAGTTGCGCAGTTGCTACATGTAGAATTAGTTCCTCCTTACTCTCAGTATGATGCTCATCAACAAGTTTTGATTGTCAATACTCATTTGCTGTTTCCTCATGATTCAACGTTGTCTATAGTTAGACTGCAGCAGGtaataatttgttattattaactCTGTTATCATTTGTGTGAtgatttttgtatctttataaataaacaagattttggttttgggcAGGTTTATAAGATTCTTCAGTATGTAGAGTCTTATCAGAAGGAAGTTAATCTCAGTCCTATGCCTATTATACTTTGCGGGTAACTACTACCTTGTCTGGATTTTTACGTTTTTCTTGGGTTTAGATATGATGAAGAGTACTAAAAGTTCCTCTGCTTGTTTCTGTTGGTGGCAGAGATTGGAATGGAAGTAAGCGAGGACATGTCTACAAGTTTCTCAGGTCACAGGGTTTTGTGTCGTCTTACGACACTGCTCATCGGTATACAGATTCAGATGCTCACAAGGTCACTGTCTTTCTTCATATGGAGAATACTTTTGGGTATGCTGTAGATTTTTTTGATGTTATATATTTGGGATATAGGATTCTGAAatacttgttttctttggttttacaGTGGGTAAGCCACCGGAATCATCGGGGTAACATATGCGCTGTTGATTTCATATGGCTTCTAAATCCAAATCGGTATAGAAAGCTGTTGAAAACTAGTTGGAGTGAAGCAGTGTTTGGCATGTTCAGGGTGAGACTCTCCTCAATTATGTCTCATCACAAGTGTTCATCTCTTAGTGCATTTTACTGTATCCAAAAAGATTTACTTGTTGATCCTGAAACTGGTTTAACTTTAAACTGGCTTTGCAATTCTTGTCCAAATGATTTCTGGAAACAGTATGGTTTTCTGGCTTTTCTCCCTGTAACGTGAGAGCGTTTTGATTTGCAGTATCTACTGAGAAGAGCCTCACTAACAGCTGAAGATGCTTTTGCCTTTCTGAAAACCGACAATGATGGTGACCACATTACATTCTTGGGTTTCTGTGAAACGCTTCGGCAGGTATATATAGCATAATCTGTAATGCGAGTAAATCATATTCCTATGACTGCGTCATTCAACTGGATATTCACatagtttttctctttctctatacaGCTCAATTTAACAGGTCATTGCAATGGACTTACGGCAAAAGAGATTAAAGATTTGTGGACTCAAGCTGACATTGATGGAAATGGTCTTCTAGATTACAAAGAGTTTCAGGTAATGTTTTTATCATTAGAATCCTCTCTCAAAAACGTGTTCGTGATACGTTTTAAGGTAGTTGTTTCTAGTTGTAGTTGAGTTACAACAGTTGAGATTCCGTTAACATCTAGATAACTTAGAGATTTGGTAATGCCAATAGCATCTTGCTCAATCACACATGTTGCTCAATTATGTATGTACTTAACTCACTGCAGCAAAGAATATGGAACCAAACTTGGTCAGAACAGAGAGACGCAGCAGACGGAGAAGCAAAAGGTAACCGAGAACAAACCGTCGGATTCAGCGTCAAAAACGCAGTTTTGTTTCCTCCTGAAGTTGAAAAAGGAATATGGCCAGAAAATTACTCTCTATCAGACCACGCGAGGCTAACCGTTGTATTCTCTCCCATAAGAATGCCTTGCTCTCAGTTGGTTTCATGACAAAAACactcaaacaacaaaatttagCTTCTTCCCATTTAAAAAGAGACCTCAGTTTTGTCCCCCTTATAGAGAAATTGCTCTGTCTTCCATTAGTTCGACTTGACCGCTCTCACTCTTTGCGGTTCTTGCGTTGAGGGAAGAAGAGATAAAGGGAGACAGAGGTTCTATAAACTTATACGGTGTacaaacatgtaaaactatttATGAAGCTTATGTATAAAAATTGGTGTAGTAGAGATTTTAAGTAAGAAGCAGtttttgcaacttttttttgtttttccttaataatttttgttttacttttctgTATTTATATTTGCAATTGATTCAATGTTGAAACTAGATAACAACTCGCATTATGTGTGAGATAAATCTATGCAGATAAAATTAATGTTATCAATAAAGTTATTCTGGaggatctaaaatttgtttgttttttttaacagcttTCTATTGAAGATTAAATGTTGTCCTCGTAGAGGGGGTTTACATTGTGATCCTCATGCAGGATGTTTACAAGATAGTTAGGGACATAGTAATAAGACATGAACAAATGATTATTCATAGGTTCTTTGGCCAATCTGTCTGCTGCTTTGTTGTTGCATCTTCGTGTCCAAACGAAACTTGCTTCTGTAAAACGTTGTTTCCATTGTTGTATTTCTCTTACCCAATTGTAGACTGTAAAGTTGCGTGTATCTCCCCTTGCTAGTTTGCCGACCATTTGATTATCCCCTTCAAAGATGACGTGAGTGAATCCGCGAATCCACATTTGTTGCATTGCAATTAGAAGACCTTGTAATTCTGCTACCCCAAGATTCATTCGATACAATATAAATAGAATTGTATCCCCCCCTCATTTTTTGCTTTCCGATCTTATTTATTCATTCCCAGTTATGTGACTAAAGTTGACTAAGTTATGTGCGCGATACAAAGTTCATAATTCagaactcttttttttagttcatcCTATTGGCTCGGCTTTtacgaaataaaaaaagtatCTTTCAAATTGGAGATCAAGCTATCTCTAATAATATGAACGAGACCTCAACTCTTCTGTTTGTTTGATCTAAAAAAGAATAGAATTCAAAATATTCCGTGAAGGTCTGTAGTTCTAGAAGCTAAGGCTCATTTTTTATCATTCAATAAGCATCTtgtatttcataaaaattgGGAGCAATATAATCCTTACGTAAAGGCCACCCTATCCAACTTTCGGGCATTAGGATACGTTTCAGTCGTGGATGGCTATCATAAGTGATTCCTAACATATCATAAGATTCCCGTTCTTGAAAATCCGTACTTTTCCAAACCCAGAAAACGGATGGAATTCTAGGATTACTCCTGTGAGTAAATACTTTTATGCAGACTTCTTCCGCTTGATTAACACCATATTCTATTCTCGTAAGATGATACACGCTGGCTAAGAGGCCACCTGGTGCCACATCATAGGCACATTGCGAACGTAAATAATTGTAaccatatacatataaaattaNCATTTGATGTGATCGTCATTTGGTTTAGTCCATCTTGAAGTTTGGTCTTCCAATCGAGAAGTGTGTGCGAGATTTCTTCGATGATGTTCTGGCCATATATCTATCCACTCTTGTGCTTCTTGCGCTGCATATGTTAGATCTTCCTGCCAACTATTGTCTATATCTTGAAAGACTAGAAGGTTGCGGCTTTTCCAGAGTCTCCACAAAATCCAAATGGGCATTTGGCGTTCATAGAATGAGAGATGATGATTATTATATTGATCAAGGATACCTTGGAATTTATCATTGAATGTTGGCATAAAACTGAGCTGATGAAGGGTTGATGTGTTCCATATATCTTTCGCATGCTGACAGTCGAAGAACAGATGTTCAATGGTTTCTATGTCCTGATTACAACGCTTGCAAGTCTGAGACAGATGTACTGCTCGGTGTGCTAATTCTGAATTGGTAGCCAGTGCTCTTGTAAGCATTCTCCATAAAAAGTGTTTCAGCTTGGGAGCAATTTGCAGTTTCCAGATAGCTTGTTTATGAATTTGGAGGCCAGGTGGTGGTTGTACTCTATTCTCCGTATTGTGAGTGGCTAACCAATATCCTGATTTTACTGTATAGAACCCTGAATCATTGTAGTGCCATCCTAACATATCCGGATCAGTTGTCTTGCTTAGCCGAATCCTCTTGATGATTTGTATATCTTCCTCTACTATTATTGATCGTAGCAACTCATCATTCCAACCTGATTGACTTTCCAGCATCAGTTCGTTGACATATGTTGGATATGCTGTAGCTCCTTCTAATCGTGTTGGCGGTCTAGGGGGACTAGTTGGGAGCCACGGATCAAGCCATATATTCGTGATGGTTCCCGTGCCTATTAAGAATCTCATTCCTTTTTTAAGGAGATCACGTCCATCTTGTAGAGATTTCCAAATAAATGATGGTTTGTAGCCTTTTCCCGCATTAAAAGTGTTTGAATCCGGAAAATACCTTGCCTTTAGAAAACGAGCCAAGAGACCTTCTGGATTTTGAACGATGCGCAAACTTGTTTTGCCAACAATGCCAAGTTAAAACTCTCTAAATCCCTGAAGCCTAAACCTCCTTCACGTTTTGGTAGACTTAGTTTTTGCCATGAGACCCAATGCATTGATTTCTCTCCTCCATCTTTGCTCCACCAAAACTTTGCTAAGAGAGCATTTATTTCCTCACAAATTCCTTTTGGTAATTTGAAGCAGTTCATAGTGTAGACTGGGAGAGCTAGAGCTACTGTTTTCAATAAAATCTCCCTCCCTGCCTTTGATAGAGATTTGGTCGACCAACCTTGTGTGCGCTGCTTTACTTTGTGAACTATGTATGAGaacatttccttcttctttctaccAATGAACTCAGGAAGCCCCAGGTATTTCCCGCATCCTCCATCGTTGTGTATATCTAAAATCCTCCTTAATCTGGTCTCCACATGCTGTTGTACTCGAGAACCAAATGTTATTGCTGACTTGTTGAGGTTCACCTTTTGCCCAGAGACCCGTTCGTAGGTTTGTAGGATTCGCATTATGGTAGAACAGGATTTTGGATGAGCATGGCAGAAGAAGAGAGCATCAtcagcaaacaagagatgattCAATGTAGGTCCAGTTGTACTAATCTTCATTCCTTTTAGATTGttttcttcctctgcttttctTAAGAGATGACTTAATACTTCTGCACACATTATGAAGAGATAAGAGGATAAAGGGTCACCTTGTCTGATACCTCTCTCTGGTTGTATATGACCACTTGGTGTCCCGTTAATCAATACTGAGAAGCTTACTGTTTCAATGCATTGCATTATCCAATTTATCCAGATTGAGTCGAATCCCATGTGTTGCATTGTTTCTCTTATGAAACTCCATTCTAGTCGATCATAAGCTTTTGAGATATCAGTTTTGACCGTCATATACGAGTTAGCCCAACGTCTTCTTTTCTTCAGCGAATGGATCATTTCATGAGCAATGATGACGTTATCTATAATGTTTCTTCCAGGGATGAAACCAGCTTGATTCTCGGAAATAATGGAGTTCAGATGCTTCTTCAAACGATTGACAAGTATTTTCGAAATGATTTTGTAGCTAACATTACACAATGCTATTGGGCGAAAATCACTCATCGAAGTTGGGACGTCAATCTTTGGGATTAGACATATATTGGTGTGATTTGTCTGACCATTGAGGACCCCATTTCTGAAGAAACACGAAACTTCAGACATGATTTCGTTCTTGATGTCAGGCCAGAATTGTTGATAGAAAGCCGCTGTTATACCATCTGGACCTGGTGACTTATCGGGGCCTATATCAAAGACTGCATCGTGCATTTCTTCCTCTGTTACCATCCTCTGTAGATCCATATTCATTTCTGTTGTAACTTTAGATTGAAATCCTGTGAAAACATCAGAATAGTCTGTTGAGGAACTTCTTGTTGTCTTGAAGAGATTTTTGAAATACTGCTCTGCAACTGCTCCAATCTGATTATCCCCTCGATATACCAAACCCGTATCATCTTCTATTGCCAAAATTCTGTTTCGAGCAATCCTctgttttgtagttttgtagAAGTATTTGGTGTTTCGATCGCCTAAAGTAAGCCAATTGTTCCtgctttttacttttaaaatttgtttgtttaaaaataaaatatataacctttgaaaatatgtttagatcaaactattatgtatcaactaaatatataatccaccttttcttcaatctatgcaagattttttattttgtttaaattttttgatgtaagaatatgtttcacccgtgaaatattataccaatagtATTAATAAGTCATATGCCTATAATAATGATTCTTgtgataatttattttagaaattttaaatatgtgaataataatcagttttttaatgagaattcaaccaaaaaaaacccaaactttcTAGAATTTGCCAAAAAAAGCACCAATTCTTGGTCTAGCCAAATAAACACTCAACTTTTGAATTTAAACGTCATTAACAACACATTTACTATTGGGGTTAAATCATACGCCGTCGTTTTGaatttcttagtttttaaaaaaaattgcattacCAAGGTTCGAACCCGAGTTCTCAGAGTGGTTCGAACCCGAGTTCTCAGAGTGGTTCGAACCCGAGTTCTCAGAGTGCA from Camelina sativa cultivar DH55 chromosome 2, Cs, whole genome shotgun sequence includes the following:
- the LOC104729252 gene encoding uncharacterized calcium-binding protein At1g02270-like isoform X2 — encoded protein: MKGRISKIGSYAISSSIRDQHQQPCISCTTFNILAPIYKRLSPKDQSLRESDNRTYWLGRNHRIIDWLLYERSSIICLQEFWVGNEELVNMYEKRLGDAGYLSYKLGRTNNRGDGLLTAVHKDYFRVVNSRDLLFNDCGDRVAQLLHVELVPPYSQYDAHQQVLIVNTHLLFPHDSTLSIVRLQQVYKILQYVESYQKEVNLSPMPIILCGDWNGSKRGHVYKFLRSQGFVSSYDTAHRYTDSDAHKWVSHRNHRGNICAVDFIWLLNPNRYRKLLKTSWSEAVFGMFRYLLRRASLTAEDAFAFLKTDNDGDHITFLGFCETLRQVIAMDLRQKRLKICGLKLTLMEMVF
- the LOC104729252 gene encoding uncharacterized calcium-binding protein At1g02270-like isoform X1, producing the protein MKGRISKIGSYAISSSIRDQHQQPCISCTTFNILAPIYKRLSPKDQSLRESDNRTYWLGRNHRIIDWLLYERSSIICLQEFWVGNEELVNMYEKRLGDAGYLSYKLGRTNNRGDGLLTAVHKDYFRVVNSRDLLFNDCGDRVAQLLHVELVPPYSQYDAHQQVLIVNTHLLFPHDSTLSIVRLQQVYKILQYVESYQKEVNLSPMPIILCGDWNGSKRGHVYKFLRSQGFVSSYDTAHRYTDSDAHKWVSHRNHRGNICAVDFIWLLNPNRYRKLLKTSWSEAVFGMFRYLLRRASLTAEDAFAFLKTDNDGDHITFLGFCETLRQLNLTGHCNGLTAKEIKDLWTQADIDGNGLLDYKEFQQRIWNQTWSEQRDAADGEAKGNREQTVGFSVKNAVLFPPEVEKGIWPENYSLSDHARLTVVFSPIRMPCSQLVS